Genomic segment of Athene noctua chromosome 22, bAthNoc1.hap1.1, whole genome shotgun sequence:
ATGAGGGTGAGAACAGAAATAACAAGAGTTGGAGGCTGACCTGGATGGAAACCTTCCTCATTTGCACTAATCCACTAATTGTCACCTCCCCAAAACCATCCTCACGCCGGGAGCAAACCACACACCccgagctgcagcagcaaagccgAAAATCACACAAACTCATgatgcattttttattattttggctGCAAAAACCGACGAGGCTGCCGAGGCCGTGGCAGCGAGAGGAGCGGGGCCTGGCACTGCCTGCCTGCGAAGCAGCTATTTTAAGGCTGCAGTTGCTTCGCTCAAACCGTAGAAAAACTGGGAAGCTGCTGGGAAATGGCTTCCTGCTCCCTGCAACACCCTGCTCAGGTTTTCTTCCCCAAATAGCCTAAAACTGGGGGCACATGCTGTTATTTTGCCCCTTTCTCCTGCCCAGTTTTCAATCCCAAGGCAGCTGGACCATCTTGTGGGTCCCCAAGCCTGGGGGTCTCCCTGCTGCATCCACAGCCCCAGGTGGTAAAATACAACCCATGAAAATTAAGGTTTGAGCCAAAGGAGCCGAATCCTGAACAGCCTCAGACTCCACTGCAGGGCTGAAATCTCACAGGCACCCCTCAGCGCTCCCCCAAAAATGCCCCCCAGGCTGCACCGTggggaaatatttaattttccccaGAGAGAAGCTGTCCCAGCACCTCGGCTGGATTTAAAAGCAACAGGTTAAAAGCTAAAAGCTCAGCCCAAGAGAAGCAGGAAGGAGGTCTGGCTGGCTTGGAAATAATAGGGGACAATGAGGTTTCTGGAGCAAAAGATGCCAGCAAACATGCAGGATCTGCGACCCCTGGAGCATCCCCTCAGGCAGCGCTTaggtctgggggaaaaaaaatccgcTTTTCTCATGCCAGGGTCAGGAGCTGATGCCCGACCCTCCCAAAAATCATCCCCCTGGATCCTGCCCTAATTTCTCCCCCACGCAAGTGTGCTTTGGCACCGGGGCTCTGTCCACTTGCCTGGGTGGGGGTGTGCGTGGGGTGTCTTTATTTTACCAGCACCTTCATTTCTCTGCCCGAGCAGGAGCGCGGCCGTTGACGTGCACGGCGGGgtgtgtgtgtcggggggggTCCGCCGGCGGCTCCCCGCGTGCTCGGGGCCGAGGCGACGCGGCGTCGCGGGGAGGTGGAGCAGCCCACGGAGAGCCGCGTCCCCGCAGCAGCCGTTCCCGCAGCAGGCGCAGGCGGCAGCCGAAACGCGGCGGCTCCTCGGTCAAGCGGCTCCGCATCCCTCCGTGGGCAGACGGCATCGGATACGGCAGCTGCATCCCGCCGTACCGGGGTAGGGGCTTCCCCCCCCCgagtgggggggtgtggggacaccccCCGACCAGctttggggtttggggcaaagGAGGGGGGGTCCCTCTGCTCGCAAGGGGGTCGTCGGGGGCCGTCGCGGCGGGGCTGGGATTAGCGGAGGCgtgcggggcggccggcgggggccCCTCGGCAGAGCGGAGATGCTGCCCTGGCGCCGGAGCAAGTTTGTGCTGGTGGAAAATGAACGTAAGTGCAAAGGCAAGAGCCTGGGGCCGGGGCTGAGCTACGCCGCGTTGCTGGCCGGCTTCCTCCGCTCCTGCCCGGACCTGCTGCCCGACTGCCCGCTCGAGCGGCTGGGCAGCGTCTTCCGCGGCAAACGCCAGAAAGTGGAGCTGAACAAGGAGGACCCGACGTACACGGTGCGGTACCTGGGCAACGCCGTCACCCTGCACGCCAAGGGCGAGGGCTGCACGGAGGAGGCGGTGGGCAAGATCTGGGCAAAGAGCGacgcgggggccggcggggccaaGATGAAGCTGACGTTGGGACCCCAAGGCATCCGTATGACCCCCTGCGAGAAGGGAGCCCGCCGGCCGGGCCACGCGTACCTCCTGCACCGCATCACCTACTGCGCCGCCGACCGCCGGCACCCCAAGGTCTTCGCCTGGGTTTACCGGCACCAGGTGAAGAACAAGGCGGTGGTGCTGCGCTGCCACGCCGTCCTGGTCTCCAAAGCCGACAAGGCGCGCGCCATGGCCCTGCTCCTCTACCAGACCTCCGCCTCCGCCTTCAACGAGTTCAAGCGCCTCAAGAGGCAGAACGATTTCCGCCatgtccagcagcagctcctgggcgACGCCATCGTCCCCCTGGTCCCCCTCCGCCGGCTGCTCAACACCAAATGTCCCTACCGCCCGCCCGCCGAGAGGGCCCGCTGCGCCCCTCGCCTCAGCTCCatcctggaggaggaggaggacgaggccTTCGGCACTGGCACACCCCGGGGCGATGGTGGCCCCGGTGAGCGTGCCGCCGTGCTGCGGCTGGCCAGGGAGATGCGGGGGTGCAGCCTGCGTGGCCCCCGGCCCCTGGCGTGCTGAGCGGCAGCAGCGGGTCACCCCATTCCGAGGATGAGGTGCCCTCCCCGCACGCCAAGCTGAAGTCGGACCCTCCTCGGGGACAAATCTGGACAAGATGGTGGCTTCATTTGCAAGGAAGACCCCTGGGGTCAGGGGGTTGCGCTCCAGGACCCCCGCCCACAAACCTGCTCTCGTGCCTCCTCCGCAGCAGCCATAATAAAGTTAATGTGTGTTTTCTGTCATGTAAACGGCGCCTGTGTCTCGCCGGGACTGAGCCCTCGCAAACGGGAGAGGAAGAGTTAAGCTCGGCACCGAGgcggttttggggggttttatacCAAATTTACCCCTGGCAAGGGAAGCcaagctgggggaagagggggggctgcagggtccCCAGCGCTTTCTGCACCCTCCCTGCAGCACCAAGGGCTGGCGAGAGCTGCTCCGCGTAGTCATGGCAACTCGGGTTTTTAAATATGGAGCTGGGGGGGCAGCACAAGGCCGCCCGCACCGGGGAGGCTGCAATGGGTGTTTGGTCCCTCGGACCCCCACTGAAGAGGGGGGCTTGCCTGCAGTCCCCATTGCCCACCCCAAAAGCACTGCCAAGGCCTTGAAGATCAATAATTTACCAAAAATTACtagttttttcctccccttttacTGCTTTCCCAGAATAGTAAGGGGAAGGCgggagaggagggagcagggtcttgtcccccccccagcacagggctggcagggaccttCCAGCTGGGTCCCTGCATGGGGTGTGGAAGAGGGACCCTACAAATGGGGTtgggggctgcaccccccaggcCCCGTGCTCAGCTGTGTcctccctggggggggggggggcccttctGGGCCatggggtgctgctgccccacacCCTGGTAGAGGGGtgtaaacaccccccccccccccaaggtgcTGTAGGGCTGGGGTTGGGGCGGATcctccccccctccagcccaGGGGGGACAGGCTTTGGCCTGACACACCCCAAGTTTTGCAGGGGGCTGGGATTTAGGCTGCCCCCCCGCTTTCAAGGAtcgggaaggggggtgggggggtgggcacTGAGAATGCTCCCCCGGGGGTATTAGGATCCTGAGGGGTGGCTGGGATTTGGGCTAAACCCCCTCCAAGGCCTTGTGGGGCTGGAGCTTAGTCTCCCCAAAGACTCCGGGCGGGGGGCGCAGGAGGGCGATGGAATCtctcctgcccccccgccccaagaCCCCGGGGCTGTAATTTACCCCCCTAAGGCCCTGCGGGGCCGggatctgccccccccccctctcccagGCCCTGCGCGGCTGGGACctgggctccccctgcccccgAAACAAGGCCTTGTGGGGGGCCCCCGCCGCACCCCGGAGCGGCGGCCCTGGCGGACCGCACCTCTATGGTCAGCGTGGCGCCCGCCAGAGCGTCGCGCCTTGCGTCATCACCCGgagccggcggcgccgggcggttGCCGCGGTAACGGCGCGGCAGCGGCGGCGAtggagggcggcgggcggccctcGGCCGCGCAGGCCGTGCTGTTGGTCGCCAGCACCGCCCTCACCGCCCTGGTCTACTCCGTCTACCGGCAGAAGGCCCGCGTCGCCCGCGGCCTCGAGGTGGGTGCGAAGGGCCCCCGGGCCGcgcgcccgggcccgggccccgaCCGCGGCCTGGTCCCGTCGGCTGAGCCGCGGCCTCCGTTTCCTCCCCTCAGGGCGCCAGGAAGGTCCGGCTGGACGGGGACCTGCGGGCGGTGCTGCTGGAGGCGCCGGGGCGCTGCGTCCCTTACGCGGTCATTGAAGGTAGGGCAGGGCCCAGAGCGGGGGTGAGGGGTGCGAATGCACACCCCAACGGCCCCCTCGCCGTGTGGGTTTTATCCTCAGCCCGGCGGTTTGGCTCCCATCAGCTCACGTCCCCGTTGTCAGGCAGCCACTGACCATCCTGACGGCTCAGAACACGGGCTGTCATCTCTTCAGCCCCCCCTGTCTTGTTCAGATACTGCTCATACTCGCTGTACGCAACAAGAAGTGGAGCAGATGATTAACGAGCACCTCACGCGCTTCGGATTTGTCTTTCAGGGGTGGTGCAGTCCGTTAAGGAGACCCTGAGCAGCCAGTTTGTGGAGAATTGCAAGGGCGTCTTTCAGAGACTGACACTGCAGGAGCATAAGATGGTGTGGAACCGAACAACCCACCTCTGGTACGTCCCGGGCGCCCACGAACGTCCATTGTTCAGACCGGCTGAGATGACTTCAGGCCTGGCCACAGTGACCAAGGTGCCCCATAGCTGAACCTCACAGTGGCGCCATTACAGCTGTCAAAACAGGGCACGTTTCGCTGTTTTCAGGGCTGTAGCCTTTCAGATTTTGTATAGGGGCTGTAGATGATGAGCATGTAGAATAATCCAACGTGGGCAGAGCATTTATCACAGCCTCACGCTGCTGTTACAGAGGTAGCCACAGGATGGTGTTTCCCAAGCAAAATGACACCTTCAGAAGAGAAATTCTCTTGGATTTGGGCGATACCCGTGCCCAGGAGACCTGAGGATGGTCCTGAGCTGCAGAAATGAGAGCACGGTGACGCTCTCTGAGCCTCGGCTGATCGGATAACGCTTCTCAGATCTGCGTGTGAGACAGGCAGCGCTTCCAGCAGCTGGGAACGCCACAGGGAGATGAGAGGGGATTAAGGGGGGCTGAAGCGCTCTCCTGGTGATGGTGGAAGTgctgagggagggcagaggggctCCTGGACAGTGCCATGAGGGGAAAAGCACCGCTCTCCAGTGAGTCCCATCCAAATAAACTTTGCTTGGGGCAGAGGACACTTGGCAGCCCCCAAAAAATAGCAGGTCAGCCCACACAGTGTTTCCCTGCCAGCCTCGGGGAAGGCATTGATGCTTGCATTTGCTTtatccccttctccttccccaggaACGACTACGAGAAGATCATCCACCAGAGAACCAACACCACCCCCTTCGACCTGGTCCCTCTGGAGGAAGGTGCCGGCGTCACCGTCCGGGTGATGAAGCCGCTGGACGCCGCCGAACTCAGCCTGGAGACGGTGTACGAGAAATTTCATCCCTCTGTCCAGTCCTTCACCGACGTTATCGGCCACTACATCAGCGGGGAGCGCCCGAAGGGCATTCAGGAGACGGAGCAGATGCTGAAGGTGGGCACGGTGCTGACGGGGGTGGGAGAGCTGGTCCTGGATAACACCACGATCAAGCTGCAGCCCCCGAAGCAGGGCATGCCCTACTACCTGAGCACCGTGGATTTTGACACCTTGCTGCAGAAACAAGAAGCGAATGTTAGGTTTTGGAAAATCCTGACCGTCATTTTTGGCTTTGCCACCTGCACCGTCCTCTTCTTCATCCTACGGAAGCAATACCGGCATCACCGAGAGAAGCGGCACCTCAGGCAGCTGCAGGATGAATTCCGGCAGGCCCAGGAGCGCCTGATGCGTGAGATGAACGTGGAGGGCGGAGAGACGCTCAAAAACTCCTGCGTCATCTGCTTGAGCAACACCAAATCCTGCGTTTTCCTGGAGTGTGGGCACGTTTGCTCTTGCAGGGAGTGCTACCAGGCTCTCCCCGAGCCCAAGAGGTGCCCGATCTGCAGGCAGACCATCTCCAGGGTGGTTCCTTTATACAACAGTTAAATTTCAGTGGCGGGGGCGAGAGCTTTTGTCATTAAAGCTGCCTCTTGTGCAGGAGTTTTCTCGCCTTGCTGCTTGGGTGGTTGattttggggaaggggagggagctTGAGTGAGTGGGGTGCTTCGTTTGGGGCTCAGAGCCGGGTTTTAAAAGGCAGCAGTCCAGCTGCTGAGGACTCCTGTCACACTCTGGGGGCTTTTGGGGCAGGAGACAAGGAGTCCTGGCAAAGGGCGTTGCACTCAGCTGGCAGATGCAGTTTCAAGCTCTTCTGTTAAGAGTTGGCCTCTTGGCATTTGTGTTGAAATACCCGGCTGATAAAAACCTTGTGGGGAAATCAAAAAAGATGTATTATGGCTTCTCAGAGGCCACGGAATTCAGACAATGCTGTCACCTGGCTCCAGGGACTGAGGGAGCAGGGTGAGCTTTCAGGGAGTTTGTGTGAACACAAATAATTTTGTGATCATCCTCAAAAATTAGTTTGTGACTGACAGGACGCGAGAATGGGGAGGTAAAAATGCTGTGGCTGATTTTTTGGCTCGAGCTGGAATAGAAAATGGGatgtaaattaataaaatagGACAAAAAGTGTGTCTGTCTCGCATCATTTCGTCACCCTGACGGGGGTGAGGGGACCTGCTGCCCGCGGCACTGGGATCCCATCCTGGAATCCGACACCAGTTCCAGCAGACGctgctgtccccttgtccccaaccaaacccccaaactttcacccagaaaaggaaatttcccttcccaactcccccattTTGCCATCAGTCACATACAGTAACCGTACACAAGAGGGTTAACGAACCTGAAGTGACACTTTAATTAACATTTGCTGCAGAGGGCACTGAGTTTTTAATTAGAGAAACACTgcagggggggaggtgggggaacCCCTTGTTGGGAGCCCGGAGCGGGAACAGCCAAAACCCCGGGATTTGGGGGCAGACCCCGCGCTCCGTCCCCTGCCTGCGGGCTGGCAGAGCCGCTCGTGTCCCCGGAgggctcccggtgccgcggcacgtttaaaaaaaaaaaaaaaaaaaaaaaaaattccatggaAAAACGGTGAATTTAACAAAGAAACGGGGTTGTTTCCTCGTTAACCATTAACCAGCCCGGCCGGGCGGTGTCCGAAGGCCGCTTGGGGTGTGTGGCACAAAACCCGCCGGCTCGATTTCACCCCGGAGCGGGGCCTTGGGTGGCCCCAGCGCCGCCAAGGGCCGCATCCAGCCCGCTGCCGGCTGTAGATGGCGGTGGCTGCCCGCCGCAGCGAGGCTGCCTGCCAGCGGGAAAAGCCAAAACCCCAGCGGGAAAAGCTAGAATCCCAGCGGGAAAAGCCAGAATCCGGCTGGCTGGCGGAGGCGTCCCTCCTCTCCCCGCGGTTATCGCCCTGCCTTGCCCTTTGTGcccttctgctgctgccagaAAAGGAAATCTTTAGCAGCGGCTCAAAGTGCAtcgtggaaaaaaaaaccaaaccaaaccaagaaacCCCCCCGACTTTCCCTGAGGGATTGGCTCTGCCAAATCTCACCCCAAACGTGCGATTTAAGATTTAAGATCCAGACCAGCTGAGACTCCGACTCCTTAGCAGCACTTTTCTGCtgtaaaaatcataaaatcatatttagaggctttttctttttatctttttttttttttgttgttgttactgtcCATCACTCCCTGTGCTGCTTGAAAGCTTTgcctttccctccccagctgcagtTTCCTGGGGATCAACCACCCCAAAAAGCCTTGTCCCCTCGACGGGGGCAGCGGAGAggtcacccccccctcccctcgggCAGGGTGCAGGATGCGGCCTCGAGCCTCGGCGTTTTGCCCAGGGAACGGAGCCATCACGCGAAGCCTAAAAATATACTTTTGGGGGGGCTGTGCTTTCCCCGTTACCTTTCGCCTCCTGTTTTCAAGCTTTCCCCCGTGATATCTCGGGCGTAGACGCAACCTTATGTAAGGAGCTGACAGCTCGGGGGTGTGCGGGGGTGCGCGGGAGAGGGGCTCGCGCAGCTCCAGGAGCTGAGGATTTCATCAAACGTGGGGTTTGGGGACTggagcagccctggggcagcacaTCCTGGCCCCAGCCTCGCCGGGCGCCCTGTCCTTCCCCTGTCCCCGTCCTGCTCAGCCCCAAAATGAGACGGGCTCCTGCTTCTGGAAGAATCTGCTGGCAGAGATGTTTTAACCCAGCCTTgcacaaaggggtttttttgctgccgATCCCACTGTCCCCCCACTCTGCTTTGGGGGGGGAGGAAGCACCAAGAATGCCTGAACCCCCCCACATAGCTGTGGTCTTCCCCGGAACGGTAGCCCCAGCTTTCCCATCCCCTCTTGGCTGGGCTGGCTCACTTTGCCGGGCAATAACCCCGATGACTTGTGACACTGTGGTGACACTGCTGGGAAACCCCCTGGAAAGCTCGCAGTGACCCAAAAGccctcccacagcccctgggACAGGCTTGTGCAGGGACATGGCCTGGGGACCAACAGCCAAGTGGGCCCTGACTGACTCcccgccctgcagccccccacaaAGTGCCGGAGGCCCCACGGGGGCTCATTTCTGATGGGGACAGGCGCTGCgctccccagggctgctgtggggcaccTCTGGGCTGCCCAGATGTGGCTGTGGGGCAGTTCCATGTTCAGCTCCCCAGGAgtggctgtggggcagcctgggctcctcagggatgctgtggggcagccccaggctctacagggatgctgtggggcagttctgggctccccagggatgctgtgggCCAGCTCTGGACTCCCCAGAtgtggctgtggggcagctctGGTCTCCCCAGATATCTCTGTGGGGCACCTTGGGGCTCACCAGGGATTGCTGTAGAGCAGCTCGGGTCATCCTGGAGATGGTgtggggcagctctgggctcccTAGGTTTGCTGTGGGGCAGCTCCAGGCTCCCcggggatgctgtggggcagctcTGTCCTCCCCagaggtgctgtggggcagctctAGGGCCCCGGGGATGCTGTGCGGCAGTTCTGGCCTCCCcagagatgctgtggggcagctctggccttgccagggatgctgtggggcagctcCAAGCTCCccggggctgctgtggggcagctctGGCCTCCCCAGGGGCTCCGCCAGGTTCCCCgcggctgctgtggggcaggtccGGTGCGGCTGCGGGCTCCCCAGAGACGCTGCGGGCGCGCCggtggggcagccccggggatCCCCGGGGTGCGTGGGGCAGCCCGCCGGGGGCGGtgccgctgccggggccgggggccgtgccgcgcccgccccgtcccgcccggTCCCGCCTCCCGCTCCTCtatcgccgccgccgccggagccgccgccgcagccgcggAGCCGCCagcagcgccgggccgggccgggatgtgacggggcggccgccccgcgccccgctgcgccgctgccccgggcccgcgggccccgcgccccgggaggctgtcggggggcggcggcggcggcgggcccccccccgccgcccccatgTCGGAGGGGCCGCCCTACGGCGAGGGGCAGCTGGCGGGGGACGCGGCCGTGGGGCAGCTGCCCTTCCCCGTCCGCCTCCGCGGCCCCGACGGCCTCCTCGCCGGCGGACAAGGCAAACGGCCGCCCAAGCTGGGGCAGATCGGCCGCAGCAAGAGAGGTGGGTGCCGGCGGggacgggcggcggcggcgggcaccggGCGCCTTCCCCGGGGACGGGGCACCGGGCGTCTTCCCGGGATGCGGGGCGGTGCAGCGGGTACCCCGG
This window contains:
- the FAM43B gene encoding protein FAM43B, which produces MLPWRRSKFVLVENERKCKGKSLGPGLSYAALLAGFLRSCPDLLPDCPLERLGSVFRGKRQKVELNKEDPTYTVRYLGNAVTLHAKGEGCTEEAVGKIWAKSDAGAGGAKMKLTLGPQGIRMTPCEKGARRPGHAYLLHRITYCAADRRHPKVFAWVYRHQVKNKAVVLRCHAVLVSKADKARAMALLLYQTSASAFNEFKRLKRQNDFRHVQQQLLGDAIVPLVPLRRLLNTKCPYRPPAERARCAPRLSSILEEEEDEAFGTGTPRGDGGPGERAAVLRLAREMRGCSLRGPRPLAC
- the MUL1 gene encoding mitochondrial ubiquitin ligase activator of NFKB 1, translating into MEGGGRPSAAQAVLLVASTALTALVYSVYRQKARVARGLEGARKVRLDGDLRAVLLEAPGRCVPYAVIEGVVQSVKETLSSQFVENCKGVFQRLTLQEHKMVWNRTTHLWNDYEKIIHQRTNTTPFDLVPLEEGAGVTVRVMKPLDAAELSLETVYEKFHPSVQSFTDVIGHYISGERPKGIQETEQMLKVGTVLTGVGELVLDNTTIKLQPPKQGMPYYLSTVDFDTLLQKQEANVRFWKILTVIFGFATCTVLFFILRKQYRHHREKRHLRQLQDEFRQAQERLMREMNVEGGETLKNSCVICLSNTKSCVFLECGHVCSCRECYQALPEPKRCPICRQTISRVVPLYNS
- the CAMK2N1 gene encoding calcium/calmodulin-dependent protein kinase II inhibitor 1, yielding MSEGPPYGEGQLAGDAAVGQLPFPVRLRGPDGLLAGGQGKRPPKLGQIGRSKRVVIEDDRIDDVLQNLSEKAPPGV